In Mycolicibacterium mucogenicum DSM 44124, the following are encoded in one genomic region:
- a CDS encoding DUF2613 domain-containing protein, whose translation MDRFLVPAGASIVVGLLLGAAAVFGTTLMLEQDTKPTLQSGDPASSVLNRVEYGNRS comes from the coding sequence ATGGACCGCTTCCTCGTGCCCGCCGGAGCCAGCATCGTGGTCGGTCTGTTGCTCGGCGCCGCAGCGGTCTTCGGCACCACGCTGATGCTGGAGCAGGACACCAAGCCGACGCTGCAATCGGGCGATCCAGCGTCATCGGTGCTCAACCGGGTCGAATACGGCAACCGCAGCTGA
- a CDS encoding ABC transporter ATP-binding protein, whose product MTGAFAAESVSWSAGRRLVIEAVSLAVADGETLGLLGPNGAGKSSLLRLLAGLRHPEAGAVLLDGRPLADQSRRAVAQRVAVVEQQVSTELDLTVEQIVRLGRIPHRGIWSGDSVADHRAVERALEQTETTAMRDRDWRTLSGGEQQRVQIARALAQEPRELLLDEPTNHLDIRHQFELLALIRALPVTAVVTLHDLTLAALFCDRLVVLDKGRVVAAGTPAEVLTAELISSVYGVAARVIPDGAGDGRPSIQLLPPSVHQSPKLPTGGTTSVT is encoded by the coding sequence ATGACGGGCGCGTTCGCCGCCGAATCCGTCAGCTGGTCGGCCGGCAGGCGACTCGTCATCGAGGCGGTGTCGCTGGCCGTCGCGGACGGCGAGACGCTGGGGCTGCTCGGGCCCAACGGCGCCGGCAAGTCGTCGCTGTTGCGGCTGCTCGCCGGATTGCGGCATCCCGAGGCCGGCGCCGTCCTGCTCGACGGACGACCGCTCGCCGACCAAAGTCGTCGCGCGGTGGCGCAACGCGTCGCGGTGGTCGAGCAGCAGGTCAGTACGGAGCTGGACCTCACCGTCGAGCAGATCGTGCGCCTGGGCCGAATTCCGCACCGCGGCATCTGGTCTGGCGACAGCGTGGCCGACCACCGCGCCGTCGAGCGTGCCCTGGAACAGACCGAGACGACGGCCATGCGCGACCGGGATTGGCGCACGCTGTCCGGCGGCGAGCAGCAGCGGGTACAAATCGCCCGCGCCCTCGCGCAGGAGCCCCGCGAACTGCTGCTCGACGAGCCCACCAATCACCTCGACATCCGGCACCAGTTCGAGCTGCTGGCACTCATCCGTGCGCTGCCCGTGACAGCGGTGGTGACGTTGCACGACCTGACTCTGGCGGCGTTGTTCTGCGACCGGCTCGTCGTGCTCGACAAGGGGCGGGTTGTCGCGGCCGGGACGCCCGCCGAAGTCCTCACTGCCGAACTGATTTCGTCGGTCTACGGCGTCGCGGCCCGCGTCATCCCCGACGGCGCCGGCGACGGCCGCCCGTCGATCCAGCTCCTCCCGCCGTCCGTCCACCAGAGCCCGAAATTGCCGACGGGTGGCACCACGTCGGTCACCTAA
- a CDS encoding FecCD family ABC transporter permease, whose product MTLLGLVVLALSIAAAMIIGPADLGFGDVYAVVAQHLWGRPADVTPIDDGIVWELRLPRALLAAICGAGLGICGAILQSLMRNPLADPFMLGISSGASTGAVLVVVAGIGGALTLSGGAFVGAVIAFVLVLALAAVSGGGQDRVLLAGVAGTQLFSAATALVVFSSADAQQTRGVLFWLLGSLAGAAWSQVALCGLVCAACLAICWLHSDALDAFAFGRDAAAALGVSVRRVRAVLLATTALLTAVLVSAAGAIGFVGLVLPHAARMIVGPSHRRLLPVTAITGAIFLVWVDAAARTVFAPQELPVGVVTALVGVPIFMWILARRRRIR is encoded by the coding sequence ATGACGCTGCTCGGCCTGGTGGTCCTGGCGCTGTCGATCGCGGCGGCCATGATCATCGGACCCGCCGACCTCGGCTTCGGTGACGTGTATGCCGTCGTCGCGCAACATCTTTGGGGCCGCCCGGCGGATGTCACGCCGATCGACGACGGCATCGTCTGGGAACTACGGTTGCCGCGCGCGTTGTTGGCCGCGATCTGTGGTGCGGGCCTGGGCATCTGCGGGGCGATCCTGCAGTCGCTGATGCGCAACCCGCTGGCCGACCCGTTCATGCTGGGCATCTCCTCCGGCGCGTCGACGGGAGCGGTGCTGGTCGTCGTGGCGGGTATCGGCGGTGCCTTGACGCTGTCGGGCGGTGCGTTCGTCGGTGCCGTGATCGCGTTCGTTCTGGTACTGGCCCTCGCGGCGGTGTCCGGCGGTGGACAGGACCGGGTACTGCTCGCCGGAGTCGCTGGTACCCAGCTCTTTTCGGCGGCAACGGCGTTGGTGGTGTTCTCGTCGGCCGACGCGCAACAGACCCGCGGGGTGCTGTTCTGGTTGCTCGGCTCGCTGGCCGGGGCCGCCTGGTCTCAGGTGGCGCTGTGCGGTCTTGTGTGCGCGGCCTGCCTCGCCATCTGCTGGTTGCACTCAGATGCCTTGGACGCATTCGCTTTCGGTCGGGATGCGGCCGCCGCGTTGGGTGTCTCGGTGCGGCGCGTCCGCGCCGTTTTGTTGGCGACGACAGCGCTCCTGACGGCAGTGCTGGTGAGTGCCGCGGGCGCAATCGGTTTCGTCGGATTGGTGTTGCCGCACGCCGCGCGGATGATCGTCGGGCCGTCGCACCGACGGCTGCTGCCGGTCACCGCGATCACCGGAGCCATCTTCCTGGTCTGGGTCGACGCTGCGGCCCGCACGGTGTTCGCGCCGCAGGAGTTGCCGGTCGGCGTGGTGACCGCGCTCGTCGGCGTACCGATCTTCATGTGGATTCTCGCTCGACGCAGGCGGATTCGATGA
- a CDS encoding MaoC/PaaZ C-terminal domain-containing protein, with product MSQPNGLVNMARAVAGALPFVSRGSTLPARTVTVSGLNIDPKNVAEYAAVTGLRFGDTVPLTYPFALTFPTMMSLVTGFDFPFAAMGSVHIENHITQYRPIKVTDELDIAVRAENLREHRKGLLVDIITDVKVGNDLVWNQVTTFLHQQRTSLSGEPKPEPVKQPKLPPPNAVISITPGQIRHYADVGGDHNPIHTSSIGAKLFGFPTAIAHGMFSAAAVLANIEGQLPDAVKYSVKFGKPVLLPAKVGLYVEPIEGGWELALRNLSKGYPHLTATVTEL from the coding sequence ATGTCGCAGCCCAACGGTCTTGTGAACATGGCACGGGCGGTGGCGGGAGCGCTGCCGTTCGTGTCGCGGGGTTCCACCTTGCCGGCCCGCACCGTCACGGTGTCGGGCCTGAACATCGACCCGAAGAACGTCGCCGAATACGCCGCGGTGACCGGGCTGCGGTTCGGCGACACCGTGCCGCTGACCTACCCGTTCGCGCTGACGTTCCCGACCATGATGTCGTTGGTCACCGGATTCGATTTCCCGTTCGCCGCAATGGGTTCGGTGCACATCGAGAACCACATCACGCAATACCGGCCCATCAAGGTGACCGACGAACTGGACATCGCGGTGCGCGCGGAGAACCTGCGCGAGCACCGCAAGGGCCTGCTGGTCGACATCATCACGGACGTCAAGGTCGGCAACGACCTGGTGTGGAATCAGGTCACCACGTTCCTGCACCAGCAGCGGACCAGCCTGTCGGGTGAGCCGAAGCCGGAGCCGGTGAAGCAGCCGAAGCTGCCGCCACCCAACGCGGTCATCAGCATCACACCGGGTCAGATTCGGCACTACGCCGACGTCGGTGGCGACCACAACCCGATCCACACCAGCTCGATCGGCGCCAAGCTGTTCGGCTTCCCGACGGCCATCGCGCACGGAATGTTCAGCGCCGCAGCGGTTCTGGCCAACATCGAGGGCCAGTTGCCGGATGCGGTCAAGTATTCGGTCAAGTTCGGCAAGCCGGTGCTGCTGCCCGCCAAGGTGGGGCTGTACGTCGAACCCATCGAGGGCGGCTGGGAGCTGGCCCTGCGCAACCTGTCGAAGGGTTACCCGCACCTGACGGCGACGGTCACCGAGCTGTAG
- a CDS encoding TetR/AcrR family transcriptional regulator produces the protein MAGGTKRLPRAVREQQMLDAAVQMFSVNGYHETSMDAIAAQAEISKPMLYLYYGSKEELFAACLDRELTRFVDTVRADINFAQSPRDLLRNAVLSFMTYIDRNRASWIVLYTQATSSQAFAHTVREGREKIIDLVARLLSAGTRNPEPDSDFEMMAVALVGAGEAIASRVSAGDTDVNDATELMINLFWRGLKGKRAES, from the coding sequence ATGGCAGGTGGAACCAAGCGGCTGCCGCGGGCCGTCCGCGAACAGCAGATGCTCGACGCCGCCGTGCAGATGTTCTCGGTGAACGGCTATCACGAGACCTCGATGGACGCGATCGCGGCGCAGGCCGAGATCTCCAAGCCGATGCTGTACCTCTACTACGGCTCGAAGGAAGAGCTGTTCGCGGCGTGCCTGGATCGGGAGCTGACGCGGTTCGTCGACACCGTCCGGGCAGACATCAACTTCGCCCAGAGCCCACGCGACCTGCTGCGTAACGCGGTGCTGTCGTTCATGACGTACATCGACCGCAACCGGGCGTCGTGGATCGTGCTGTACACGCAGGCCACCAGCTCGCAGGCGTTCGCCCACACCGTGCGCGAGGGCCGCGAGAAGATCATCGACCTGGTGGCGCGGCTGCTCAGCGCGGGTACCCGAAACCCGGAGCCGGACAGCGACTTCGAGATGATGGCCGTGGCCCTCGTGGGTGCGGGTGAGGCCATCGCGTCCCGCGTCAGCGCCGGCGACACCGACGTCAACGACGCCACCGAGCTGATGATCAATCTCTTCTGGCGTGGCCTGAAGGGCAAGCGCGCCGAGTCGTAG
- a CDS encoding alpha-(1->3)-arabinofuranosyltransferase: MQRHRCSTGSNTATAADPVAPLSRRCLWVVSAAALVLTFAQSPGRVSPDTKLDLTANPARFLARAANLWSSDLPFGQSQNQAYGYLFPHGTFFLAGDIIGLPGWVTQRLWWALLLVVGFWGVIRVAEALGIGSRSSRVLAAVAFALSPRALTTLGAISSETLPMMLAPWVLLPVILALRGDPRIRQLAARSAVAVALMGAVNAVATLTGCLAALIWWAAHRPNRRWWRFTAWWFACTLLAILWWAVALLLLGRISPPFLDFIESSGVTTQWLSLTEVLRGTYGWTAFVATNATAGSSLVTGSVAVLATTLVAAGGMAGLAMRSMPARGRLISMLLFGLLLLAVAYSGGLGSPIAHHVQTFLDAAGTPLRNVHKLEPVLRLPLALGLAHVLRRIPLPGTAPRREWINAFAHLERDKRMAVAVVLLTALVAGTSLAWTGRLAAPGAYRAIPQYWHQTADWLDAHNAETPGRVLVAPGAPFANQVWGNTHDEPLQVLERGAWGVRDSIPLTPPETIRALDSVQRLFATGRPSAGLADTLARQGISFVVVRNDLDPDNSRSARPLLVHRAIEGSPGLTKVAQFGDPVGPGTLDGFVSDSGLRPRYPAVEIFRVKGAATTQPYLADTDTMPRIDGGPESLLRIDERRRLMGRNPLGPMILTQDAQRAGLPVPEVTVTDTPLARETDYGRVDDHSSAVRAPDDPRRTFNRVMDYPSPGATTAYGQWPGGRITTSSSSSDSTALPNVATAAGPAAAIDGDTSTSWVSSSLQTAVGQWLQVDFDHPVTNATITLTPSATAVGAQVRRIEVATANGTSTIRFDQPGKPLTAALPYGETSWVRFTATGTDDGSPGVQFGITDFSVTQYDASGFAHAVSLRHTVDVPGPPAGSAVAQWDLGNDQLGRPGCAEGPNGVRCAATMAQSPEEPVNMSRLLTVPAPTSVVPTIWVQARQGPHLADLVSQPGTTRASGDSDVIDVAGSAYAATDGDPRTAWVAPQGIVQFRNGANLTVHLPAPTTVSALRLTPSTSELPAHPTVVAVDLGNGPQVRRIGDGPQTIKLNPAKTDTIKLSILDWHDLIDRTSLGFDQVKPPGLAEVVALDDHGVPIAPADAETNRRRAITLPCGRGPIIAIAGQFLQTSVHTTVGALLDSKPIAAQPCQSAPLQLPAGKQELMISPGPFFTVVGARLTGPLAAHIHSAPTTPAQLKKWTSDHREVQVTPSPVQRVLVVPESVNPGWTAQTANGAILTPVTINGWQQGWVLPAGTAGIVTLTFPLNTPYRISLFGGLALLPILALLALLPMRRRVDDEPTRTWQPRPVLVGAALVGFGFLVAGFAGLATIAVAIGVRYLLRSRVRWLDGWTVIASASGLIGAGAVLSAYPWRSVDGYVGHSPWVQFLALISVAALATSLWEAPARWTRQLDE, from the coding sequence ATCCAGCGTCATCGGTGCTCAACCGGGTCGAATACGGCAACCGCAGCTGATCCCGTAGCGCCCCTCTCGCGGCGCTGCCTATGGGTCGTCAGCGCGGCCGCACTGGTCCTGACGTTCGCCCAGTCACCGGGCCGGGTCTCGCCCGACACCAAACTCGATCTCACCGCCAACCCCGCGCGCTTCCTGGCGCGGGCAGCAAATCTGTGGAGCAGCGACCTCCCCTTCGGCCAGTCGCAGAACCAGGCCTACGGCTACCTGTTCCCGCACGGGACGTTCTTCCTCGCCGGTGACATCATCGGCCTGCCCGGCTGGGTGACGCAGCGGCTGTGGTGGGCGTTGCTGCTTGTCGTCGGCTTCTGGGGCGTCATCCGGGTCGCCGAGGCCCTGGGCATCGGCAGCCGGTCCTCCCGCGTGCTGGCCGCCGTCGCGTTCGCCCTGTCCCCGCGGGCGCTGACGACGCTGGGCGCCATCTCGTCCGAGACGCTGCCGATGATGCTGGCGCCGTGGGTGCTGCTGCCGGTGATCCTGGCGCTGCGCGGCGACCCCCGGATTCGGCAGCTGGCGGCCCGCTCGGCCGTCGCTGTGGCGCTGATGGGCGCGGTGAACGCCGTCGCCACCCTGACGGGCTGCCTGGCCGCGCTCATCTGGTGGGCCGCGCACCGACCCAACCGCCGCTGGTGGCGCTTCACGGCGTGGTGGTTCGCCTGCACGCTGCTCGCGATCCTGTGGTGGGCCGTGGCACTGCTGCTGCTCGGCCGCATCAGCCCGCCGTTCCTGGACTTCATCGAATCGTCGGGCGTCACGACGCAGTGGCTGTCGCTGACCGAGGTGCTGCGTGGCACCTACGGCTGGACGGCATTCGTCGCGACGAATGCGACGGCCGGTTCGTCGTTGGTGACCGGATCGGTCGCGGTACTGGCCACGACGCTCGTGGCCGCCGGCGGCATGGCCGGCCTGGCGATGCGCAGCATGCCGGCCCGGGGACGCCTCATCTCGATGCTGCTGTTCGGTCTGCTGCTGCTCGCGGTCGCCTACTCGGGCGGCCTGGGCTCGCCGATCGCGCACCACGTGCAGACCTTCCTGGACGCCGCCGGCACCCCGCTGCGCAACGTCCACAAACTCGAGCCCGTGCTGCGGCTGCCGCTGGCACTGGGCCTGGCCCACGTGCTGCGTCGCATTCCGCTGCCGGGCACCGCGCCGCGCCGTGAGTGGATCAACGCGTTCGCGCACCTCGAGCGGGACAAGCGGATGGCCGTGGCCGTGGTGCTGCTGACGGCACTGGTCGCCGGGACGTCGCTGGCGTGGACGGGCCGGCTCGCCGCACCGGGTGCGTACCGCGCCATCCCGCAGTACTGGCACCAGACGGCGGACTGGCTCGACGCGCACAACGCCGAGACGCCGGGCCGCGTGCTCGTCGCGCCGGGTGCGCCTTTCGCCAACCAGGTCTGGGGCAACACGCACGACGAGCCACTGCAGGTCCTGGAACGCGGCGCGTGGGGGGTGCGCGACTCGATTCCGCTGACACCGCCCGAAACCATCCGCGCCCTGGACTCGGTGCAACGCCTGTTCGCCACCGGCAGGCCGTCCGCCGGGTTGGCCGATACCCTGGCCCGCCAAGGCATTTCGTTCGTCGTGGTGCGCAACGACCTGGACCCCGACAACTCGCGGTCGGCCCGGCCGCTGCTGGTGCACCGGGCCATCGAGGGCTCTCCCGGCCTCACGAAAGTCGCCCAGTTCGGAGACCCGGTCGGCCCTGGCACGCTGGACGGCTTCGTCTCCGACAGCGGTCTGCGGCCGCGCTACCCCGCCGTCGAGATCTTCCGGGTCAAGGGCGCCGCGACTACGCAGCCGTACCTCGCCGACACCGACACCATGCCCCGCATCGACGGCGGGCCCGAATCCCTGCTGCGCATCGATGAGCGCCGTCGCCTGATGGGCCGAAACCCGTTGGGCCCCATGATCTTGACGCAGGACGCGCAGCGGGCCGGACTCCCGGTGCCCGAGGTGACCGTCACCGACACCCCGCTGGCCCGCGAAACCGACTACGGCCGCGTCGACGACCACTCGTCGGCGGTGCGGGCGCCCGACGACCCACGACGCACCTTCAACCGCGTCATGGACTACCCGAGTCCGGGCGCCACGACCGCTTACGGCCAGTGGCCGGGCGGACGGATCACCACGTCGAGCTCGTCGTCCGATTCGACCGCGCTGCCCAACGTGGCGACTGCGGCCGGGCCGGCCGCCGCGATCGACGGCGACACCTCGACCAGCTGGGTGTCCAGCTCACTGCAAACCGCTGTGGGGCAATGGCTTCAGGTTGACTTCGACCATCCGGTGACCAACGCGACCATCACCCTGACGCCGAGCGCGACCGCAGTCGGCGCCCAGGTGCGCCGCATCGAAGTGGCAACAGCCAACGGCACCAGCACAATTCGCTTCGACCAGCCCGGCAAGCCGCTGACCGCGGCCCTGCCCTACGGCGAGACATCCTGGGTCCGGTTCACCGCGACCGGCACCGACGACGGCTCCCCCGGCGTGCAGTTCGGCATCACCGACTTCTCGGTGACGCAGTACGACGCCTCCGGCTTCGCCCACGCCGTGAGCCTGCGGCACACCGTCGACGTACCCGGGCCGCCGGCGGGATCGGCTGTCGCGCAATGGGATCTGGGCAACGACCAGCTCGGCCGGCCGGGCTGCGCCGAGGGCCCGAACGGGGTCCGCTGTGCCGCCACCATGGCCCAGTCGCCCGAAGAGCCCGTCAACATGAGCCGCCTGCTGACCGTGCCGGCACCGACGTCCGTCGTCCCCACGATCTGGGTGCAGGCGCGGCAAGGGCCGCACCTGGCCGACCTCGTGAGCCAGCCCGGCACCACCCGCGCGTCGGGCGACTCGGATGTCATCGACGTCGCGGGATCGGCCTACGCCGCGACCGACGGCGACCCGCGCACCGCCTGGGTGGCCCCGCAGGGCATCGTCCAGTTCCGCAACGGCGCCAACCTGACCGTGCACCTGCCCGCGCCGACGACCGTCAGCGCCCTGCGACTGACCCCCAGTACCTCCGAGCTGCCGGCGCATCCGACCGTCGTCGCCGTCGATCTGGGCAACGGACCGCAGGTCCGACGGATCGGCGACGGGCCGCAGACCATCAAGCTCAACCCCGCGAAGACCGACACCATCAAGCTGTCGATCCTCGACTGGCACGACCTGATCGACCGCACGTCACTGGGATTCGACCAGGTGAAGCCCCCTGGCTTGGCGGAGGTCGTCGCCCTCGACGACCACGGCGTGCCTATCGCCCCCGCCGACGCCGAAACCAACCGGCGCCGCGCCATCACGCTGCCGTGCGGCCGCGGGCCGATCATCGCGATCGCCGGCCAGTTCCTGCAGACCTCGGTACACACCACGGTCGGCGCGCTGCTGGACAGCAAGCCCATCGCAGCCCAACCGTGCCAATCCGCGCCGCTGCAACTGCCCGCCGGAAAGCAGGAGCTGATGATCAGCCCCGGCCCGTTCTTCACCGTCGTCGGTGCTCGCCTGACCGGCCCGCTCGCCGCCCATATCCACAGTGCCCCAACGACTCCCGCACAGCTGAAGAAGTGGACGTCCGACCACCGCGAGGTGCAGGTGACACCGTCCCCGGTGCAGCGGGTGCTCGTCGTGCCCGAGAGCGTCAACCCCGGCTGGACAGCCCAGACCGCCAACGGCGCCATCCTCACGCCGGTGACCATCAACGGCTGGCAGCAGGGCTGGGTGCTGCCCGCCGGTACCGCGGGCATCGTCACGCTGACGTTCCCGCTGAACACTCCCTACCGGATCAGCCTGTTCGGCGGGCTGGCGCTGCTCCCGATCCTGGCGCTGCTGGCGCTGCTACCGATGCGGCGCCGTGTCGACGATGAGCCGACCCGGACCTGGCAGCCGCGTCCCGTGCTCGTCGGCGCGGCCCTCGTCGGATTCGGTTTCCTGGTGGCGGGATTCGCGGGTCTGGCGACCATCGCGGTGGCCATCGGCGTCCGGTACCTGTTGCGGTCGCGGGTGCGGTGGCTGGACGGCTGGACCGTCATCGCCTCGGCGAGCGGCCTGATCGGCGCGGGCGCAGTGCTCAGCGCGTACCCGTGGCGATCGGTGGACGGCTACGTCGGGCACTCACCATGGGTGCAGTTCCTGGCGCTCATCTCGGTGGCCGCGCTGGCGACGTCGCTGTGGGAGGCACCGGCCAGATGGACGCGCCAGCTCGACGAGTGA
- a CDS encoding glycoside hydrolase family 3 N-terminal domain-containing protein, with translation MSLTRTLGALALVSGLIAGCSSSSDKPAASSTPSQTKSTASSSKPMDAPAPTAPPCDPHALLSTLTLRQKLAQLLMVGVKDAADARAAVTEQQVGGIFIGSWTDLSMLSDGSIPALQAASGALPLAVSIDEEGGRVSRLKKLIGPQESARVLAATKTPAEVQAIAKDRGQQMKDKFGITVDFAPDADVTEEPDDEVIGDRSFGSDPQKVTEYAGAYAAGLREAGLVPVLKHFPGHGHGSGDSHTGGVKTPPLEALKDNDLVPYRTLTTQEPVAVMVGHLQVPGLTLGDDPASLSKPAYDLLRSGQYGGPPFDGVVFTDDLTGMAAITQHFGVADAALKALQAGADVALWITTDGIPDVLDKLEAAAKSGQLDQAQIDKSVLRVAGMKGPGAKCVK, from the coding sequence ATGTCCTTGACCCGAACCCTCGGCGCGCTCGCACTGGTGTCCGGATTGATCGCCGGTTGCTCGTCGTCGTCCGACAAGCCTGCCGCGTCCAGCACACCCAGCCAGACCAAGAGCACGGCGTCGTCGAGCAAGCCGATGGACGCGCCCGCACCGACCGCCCCGCCATGCGATCCGCACGCTCTGCTGAGCACCCTGACGCTGCGGCAGAAGCTGGCCCAGTTGCTCATGGTGGGCGTCAAGGACGCCGCCGATGCCCGTGCCGCCGTGACGGAACAGCAGGTCGGCGGCATCTTCATCGGTAGCTGGACGGACCTGTCCATGCTGTCGGACGGCAGCATCCCGGCACTGCAGGCCGCGTCCGGTGCGCTGCCGCTGGCGGTCAGCATCGATGAAGAGGGCGGCCGGGTGTCCCGGCTGAAGAAGCTGATCGGTCCGCAGGAGTCGGCGCGCGTGCTGGCGGCGACCAAGACCCCGGCCGAGGTCCAGGCCATCGCCAAGGACCGCGGACAGCAGATGAAGGACAAGTTCGGCATCACCGTCGACTTCGCGCCCGACGCCGACGTCACCGAAGAGCCCGACGACGAGGTCATCGGCGACCGCTCCTTCGGCTCGGACCCGCAGAAGGTGACCGAGTACGCCGGTGCGTACGCCGCGGGCCTGCGCGAGGCGGGGCTCGTCCCGGTGCTCAAGCACTTCCCGGGACACGGGCACGGCTCGGGCGACTCGCACACCGGTGGCGTCAAGACGCCGCCGCTGGAGGCGCTGAAGGACAACGACCTGGTGCCGTACCGGACGTTGACGACGCAGGAGCCCGTCGCCGTCATGGTCGGCCACCTGCAGGTGCCGGGCCTGACGCTCGGTGACGACCCGGCCAGTCTCAGCAAGCCGGCCTACGACCTGCTGCGCAGCGGCCAGTACGGCGGCCCGCCGTTCGACGGTGTCGTGTTCACCGACGACCTGACCGGCATGGCCGCCATCACCCAGCACTTCGGCGTGGCCGATGCGGCGCTCAAGGCGCTGCAGGCCGGCGCGGACGTCGCGCTGTGGATCACCACCGACGGGATCCCGGACGTGCTGGACAAGCTGGAGGCGGCCGCGAAGTCCGGGCAACTGGACCAGGCGCAGATCGACAAGTCGGTGCTGCGCGTCGCGGGCATGAAGGGGCCGGGCGCGAAATGCGTGAAGTGA
- a CDS encoding CHAP domain-containing protein — translation MHKRAGRILLVVAALVLTGVVALAGYRGYREHAARPDFPVVDTSKLSPGRAAVVHVLAQEYAAQAGMSKYSEGNDEPWCADFTSWVMRESGKPFTNPNSGHWRIPGVMTLTDYLRAEGRWEPTDYSPLPGDMVLYDKPSPKGQHVNIVLVNDNGTLTTVGGGEGTNVGLSTFKIADDPGIRGFGRYE, via the coding sequence ATGCACAAACGGGCGGGCCGCATCCTGTTGGTCGTGGCTGCCCTGGTGTTGACCGGTGTCGTCGCCCTGGCCGGGTATCGCGGCTACCGCGAGCACGCCGCCCGGCCGGACTTCCCAGTCGTCGACACCTCGAAGCTGAGCCCCGGGCGCGCGGCCGTCGTGCATGTCCTGGCGCAGGAGTACGCGGCGCAAGCGGGCATGTCCAAGTACTCCGAAGGCAACGACGAGCCGTGGTGCGCGGACTTCACCAGCTGGGTCATGCGGGAATCGGGAAAGCCCTTCACCAATCCCAACTCCGGGCACTGGCGCATTCCGGGTGTCATGACACTCACCGATTACCTGCGCGCCGAGGGGCGCTGGGAGCCGACGGACTACTCGCCACTGCCCGGCGACATGGTGCTCTACGACAAGCCGAGCCCGAAGGGCCAGCACGTCAACATCGTGCTCGTCAATGACAACGGCACGCTCACCACGGTCGGTGGCGGTGAGGGCACCAATGTGGGCTTGTCGACGTTCAAGATCGCCGACGACCCCGGCATCCGCGGGTTCGGCCGGTACGAATGA
- a CDS encoding ABC transporter substrate-binding protein, which produces MSRRTIVLVALVVSLVCSCGGPRATGTVNARTAGYPVTLENCGRTVTVKAPPQRAVSINQPASELLLALGLADRMVGTASWSDDVRPDLAADNAKVPVLSRDFPSFERVLKEKPDFVYATFDWSFTDQGVAPRDRFERLGVPTYQSSSECGGQDAAQQRPLTLDDMYAEIGDIAKVFGIAERGDKLVSTLQARMATATAGLKADDVSLMWWYAGTRTPYIAGCCGAPGIITTAVGARNAFADNRQLWPEISWEAILQRDPDVLVLADLTRGKDGDSVADKIKFLETDPAATKLKAVRDKRWIILPASAMDPSLRNVDAVETVASGLRSFGLGGKS; this is translated from the coding sequence GTGTCCCGACGCACCATTGTGCTTGTCGCACTGGTTGTTTCGCTCGTCTGCTCATGTGGCGGCCCGCGGGCGACCGGAACTGTCAATGCCAGAACCGCCGGCTATCCCGTCACGCTGGAGAATTGCGGGCGGACGGTGACGGTGAAGGCGCCGCCGCAGCGCGCGGTTTCGATCAATCAGCCGGCCTCCGAGCTGCTCCTGGCGCTCGGACTCGCCGACCGGATGGTCGGCACCGCGTCCTGGAGTGACGACGTCCGGCCCGACCTCGCCGCCGACAACGCCAAAGTGCCTGTGCTGAGCCGAGATTTCCCGTCGTTCGAGCGGGTGCTGAAAGAGAAACCCGACTTCGTGTACGCGACGTTCGACTGGTCGTTCACCGATCAGGGTGTCGCCCCGCGGGATCGGTTCGAGCGCCTCGGAGTGCCGACGTATCAGTCGTCCAGCGAGTGCGGCGGCCAGGACGCGGCGCAACAACGCCCGCTGACGCTCGACGACATGTACGCCGAAATCGGTGATATCGCCAAGGTTTTCGGTATCGCGGAGCGTGGTGACAAGCTGGTGTCGACACTGCAGGCGCGCATGGCGACCGCGACCGCCGGACTCAAGGCCGACGACGTCTCCCTGATGTGGTGGTACGCCGGTACCAGAACGCCGTACATCGCCGGCTGCTGCGGAGCGCCGGGCATCATCACCACGGCAGTGGGGGCGCGCAACGCGTTCGCCGACAACCGGCAGCTGTGGCCCGAGATTTCGTGGGAGGCCATCCTCCAGCGCGATCCCGACGTGCTGGTCCTCGCCGATCTCACCCGTGGCAAGGACGGTGACAGCGTCGCCGACAAGATCAAGTTCCTCGAAACCGACCCGGCGGCAACCAAGTTGAAGGCCGTGCGGGACAAGCGGTGGATCATCTTGCCGGCCAGCGCGATGGACCCGTCGCTGCGCAACGTCGACGCCGTCGAGACCGTCGCGTCCGGACTGCGCTCGTTCGGGCTGGGCGGGAAGTCCTGA